A segment of the Curtobacterium sp. MCSS17_007 genome:
TCCTCGACCGTCGCGCCCTCACCCTCGGTCTGACCGGCGGCCGGGGCCGACTCGGTCTGACCGGCGAGGAGCTCCTGCTCCCACTCGGCGAGCGGCTCGGCCGCTTCCTCGTCGCCGCCGTTGTGACGGGTCTTGAGGCCCTCGGCCGCGGCGTCGGCGACGATGCGGGTGAGGAGGCCGACGGAGCGGATCGCGTCGTCGTTGCCCGGGATCGGGTACGTGATCTCGTCGGGGTCGCAGTTGGTGTCGAGGATGCCGATGACCGGGATCCCGAGCTTCTGCGCCTCGTCGATCGCGAGGTGCTCCTTCTTCGTGTCGACGACCCAGAGCGCGCTCGGGGTCCGCGTGAGGTTGCGGATACCACCGAGGGTCTTGTGGAGCTTGTCCAGCTCGCGCTTCTTGATGAGGAGCTCCTTCTTGGTGAAGCCCTTCGTCGTGTCGTCGAAGTCGATCTCCTCGAGCTCCTTCATGCGCGCGAGGCGCTTGGAGACCGTCTGGAAGTTCGTGAGCAGACCGCCGAGCCAACGCTGGTTGACGTACGGCTGGCCGACGCGGGTCGCCTGCTCGGCGATGGAGCCCTGCGCCTGCTTCTTGGTGCCCACGAAGAGGATCGTGCCACCGTGCGCGACCGTCTCCTTGACGAAGTCGTACGCACGGTCGATGTAGGCCAGCGACTGCTGCAGGTCGATGATGTGGATGCCCGAGCGCTCGGCGAGGATGAAGCGCTTCACCTTCGGGTTCCACCGACGGGTCTGGTGTCCGAAGTGGACGCCGCTGTCGAGCAGCTGGCGGATGGTGACGACGGCCATGCCGTCCCTCCTTGTTCTCGGCGCGCGGCTGTTCGGCCGTGCGCACGGTTGCGGTTGTGTCGGTCACGACCCGGTGGTCGTGGCCCCTGGCGCCCTGTCCACGCGGCCGCCCGCTCGCGAGAGCAGGACCGGTGGCCGTGGGACGTGTCGTCGAACGAGCGATGGGTCGTTGCACGAGCACTGTGGACACGCGAAGTCAGCGCGCAGGAGCGCGCTGCGGTCGTAATGCTAGCAGGTCCGGACGCACGGGAGGCGCGGTGCGGGTCGGACCCGCACCGCGCCTCCCGGCTGGTGGTGACGTCGCGTCAGGACTTGGCGCTGACCGTGTCCCCCTCGGCCGAGATGCCCATCTCCTCGAGGGAGCGGCCCTTCGTCTCGGGGATCTTGCCGATGACGAAGAACAGGGACAGCAGGGCGAACAGCGCGTAGATGCCGTAGGTGACCGTCAGGTTGAAGCCGGACAGCACCGGGAAGGTGATCGTGACCAGGAAGTTCGCGATCCAGTTCGCCGCGGAGCCGACACCCAGCGCGGTCGCGCGGATGCGGTTCGGGAACATCTCGCCGAGCAGGACCCACATGAGCGGACCCCAGGTCGCGCCGAACGAGACGACGAAGAGGTTGGCGAAGACGAGCGCGATGAGCCCCCAGGCGCCCGGCAGGTTCGGCTCGCCGTCGACGATCGTGGCCTGGGAGAAGGCGATCGCGACCATGGTCAGCGACACGAACATGCCCGAGGAACCGGCGATGAGCAGCGGCTTCCGGCCGAGCTTGTCGACCGTGAAGATCGCGATGAACGTGACGGCGACGTTCACGACGGACGTGATCGTCGAGATGAGGAACGACTGCTCCTCCTTGAACCCGACCGCCTGCCAGAGGGTCGTCGAGTAGTAGAAGATGACGTTGATGCCGACGAACTGCTGCAGGACGGCGAGGATGATGCCGACCCAGACGATCGGCTGCAGGCCGAAGCGGTTGCCCCGGATCGAGCCCTTCTTCTCGTTGGCTTCCTTCTTGATGCCGTCCTGGATCTCCTCCAGGCTCGTGTTCACGGTGTCGCGGGGGACGATCTTGCCCATGACCTCGCGGGCGTCGTCCGCGCGGCCCTTCGAGAGCAGGAACCGCGGGGACTCGGGCAGCGTGATCGCGAGCACGCCGTAGACCACCGACGGGATCACACCGACGAGGAACATCCAGCGCCAGGCAGCGAGGCCGAGGACCTGCTCGGACGCGCCACCGGCGGTCACCGCGAAGATCTGGTCGGACAGCAGCGCGGCGAAGATACCGAGGGTGATGGCGAGCTGCTGGAACGACGCCAGCCGACCGCGGATGGCCTTCGGCGAGACCTCGGAGATGTACGCGGGGGCGATGACCGAGGCGGTGCCGATCCCCAGGCCGCCGACGAGACGCCAGATCACCAGGTCCCAGGTGGCGAAGGCGAAGGCGCTGCCGATCGAGCTGACGAAGAACAGCACGGCCGCCCAGAACATCACGCGGGTGCGGCCCCAGCGGTCCGCGAGGCGACCGGCGAAGTAGGCGCCGAACGCGCAGCCGATCAGGGCGGAGGCGACCGCGAAGCCGCTGGCGGCCTCGGACAGGCCGAACTCGCCCTTGATCGCGTCGACGGCTCCGTTGATGACGGAGGAGTCGAATCCGAAGAGGAAGCCGCCGACTGCCGCCGCGACGGCGAACAGCGTGACCTTCCCCTTGAACGCACGGTCCTCGCCGTGCTGGGTGGACGTGTTCGACACGGTGCTCCAGGTTCCTGCCGCCGTGCTGGGTGGCGCACGGTGCCCCGGCGGTCGGCTGGTTCGCCGTCCGAGCGGCGTTGCGTGTTCCGGAGCGGCCCCGACTGTACCCGCTGGCGGCCCGCGGGGCACATCGGCGCCGCGGCGGCGCGGCGGCGCGGCGCCGCCGGGGACCGCAGCCACCGGGCCGGGGTGACCGACTCGCTCCTGCACCGGTACGGAGGCACGGCCCACCCTCCACAGGTCGCTCCACCGCAGCCCTCGGTCCGTCCGGTCCGGGTGACGCTGGTGTCATGCACGCCCCGCTCGTCACCACCACGTCCCGACGACCGACCGCGGCCCCGCTCGGTGTCGCCGCGGTCGCGGCGCTCGTCGTGGCGCTCACGACCGGCTGCTCGACGCCGCCAACGGGACCCGACGCGGGGGCCGTGCACCACGCGGCGGCTCGGGCGGACGACGGAGACCGCACCCCGACGTGGGTGTGGCCGACGGGTTCGAACGCAGTGGTCCGGGGATGGGAGCAGCCCGCAGACGAGTACGCCGCAGGGCACCGGGGCATCGACGTTGCGGCGGCGCGCGGCGCCACGGTGGTCGCGGTGGCGGACGGGACGGTGTCGTTCGCCGGGCAGGTCGCCGGGCGTGGGGTCGTGTCGATCGACCACGGCGGAGGACTCGTCAGCACGTTGGACTCGGTCGATCCCCGGGTCGCCGAGGGCGAGGTCGTCGCGCAGGGCGATCAGGTCGGGGCCGTGGCGGTCGGGCACTGCTCGGACGCCGCGCCGTGTCTGCACCTCGGCGCTCGGCTTGACGGCCGGTACGTCGACCCGATGCCGTTCCTGCCGACGGCGGCCTGGCCGGTCCTGCTCCCCGAGTCGGCGTGGCCGGGTTGAGCCCCCGGGGCGACGGACGCGGAGGGTGCCCGGTGCGGAGCAACCGTCGAGATTCGAACGGCGGTGGGCGGTGGGCGGTGGGCGGTCGGCGGCCGGCGGTCGGCGGTCAGGCTCTGGGGTGGGCCGTCCGGTAGACCTCGCGGAGCCGCGCGGAGGACACGTGCGTGTAGATCTGCGTCGTCCCGAGGCTGGCGTGACCGAGGAGCTCCTGCACCGCTCGCAGGTCCGCTCCCCCGTCGAGCAGGTGGGTCGCGGCCGTGTGCCGGAAGGTGTGCGGCCCGTTCGGACCGGCGCCGGGCAGTCCGTCGAGCGCGCGCGCGACGATCCGGTACACACTGCGGACCCCGATCCGTCCACCGCGGTCGCCGAGGAACAGTGCTGACGGCTCGGCAGCTCCCGCCCGGGCAGCGAGCGCGGGGCGTCCACGGTCGAGCCATGCCTCGAGGGCGTCGCGGGCAGGCACCCCGAAGGGCACGACCCGTTCCTTGGAACCCTTGCCGAGCACACGGACGGTCAGGCGGGTCCGGTCCAGGTCGACCACGTCGATCCCCACGAGCTCGCTCACGCGGATCGCTGCGGCGTAGAGGAGTTCGACGACCGCCAGGTCCCGGAGCGGACCGGGCTCGTCGGTGTCGGCGAGCGCTCCGAGCTGGTCGAGCACCGTGCGCACCTGGTCGGACGACACGACGCGGGGCAGGTGCGCGGCGCCCTTCGGTGCACGGAGTCGCGCCCCCGGGTCGGTCCCGAGCACACCGGTCTCGCTCGCCCAGCGGGTGAAGGCCCGTACCGAGGACGACCGTCGGGCGATCGTGGAACGGGCGAGCCCGCGCTGGTCGGCCTCCCACAGCCAGTCCCGGAGCAGTTCGAGCCCGAGGCCGCGAGCGTCGGTGACTCGTCGGCCGGCTGCGAACCGCACGAGCTGGTCGAGATCGTTGGCGTACGCCCGGACGGTCTGCTCACCGAGCCCCCTGGCGTGACGGGCGTGCTCGAGGAACGACTCCACCGCCGCCGCGAGTCGCCCGTCCGTCTGCTCTGTCACGGCTCCAGGGTAGGCGCGTCTCCTGCTCCAGCCGTCCTGCTTCACGCCCGGGCCCACCCGCCGACGGTCTGCGCCACCAGGCCCTGCAGCTCTGCCAGCGCGAGTGCGTCGGCAACCTCGCCGAGTGACATCCCCGACCGGACGGCGAGTTCCTGCTCCCCCGATGCCCGCCGTCCGAGTGCGTCGAGCACGCGCAGCACCCCGGGGTCCTCCCGACCGGAGCGGAGCGGCTCACCGACCCCGGGCTCGCCGCCGACCCCGGCGGCACTCCCGTGGCCGACGACCGCGTCCACCGGGTCGCCTGGTCGCACCACGATCTGCGCCCGCCCCTCCGCCACCAACCGGTGACACCCGACCGACGCCGCGGACGAGAAGGCCCCCGGCACCGCGAACACCGGCCGCCCGAGCTGCCCGGCGTGGTGCGCGGTGTTCAGTGCCCCCGACCGCGCTCCCGCCTCGACCACCACGGTCGCCGCACCCAGGGCGGCGATGAGTCGGTTCCGCGCGAGGAACCGCCACCGTGAGGGCCGCGTCCCGGGCGGGGACTCGGCCAGCAGGGCGCCCTGCCGCGCGACGTCCCGGAGCAGGTCGGTGTTGCCCACCGGGTAGAGCTGGTCGATCCCGCCCGCGAGCACGGCGACCGTCGGGACGCCGGCGGCGACCGCGACACGGTGCGCGGTGGCGTCGATCCCGTAGGCGCCCCCGCTCACGACAGTGCACCCGGCGTCCGCCGCTGCCGAGGTGATCTCCGCCGCCGCCTCC
Coding sequences within it:
- a CDS encoding tyrosine recombinase XerC → MTEQTDGRLAAAVESFLEHARHARGLGEQTVRAYANDLDQLVRFAAGRRVTDARGLGLELLRDWLWEADQRGLARSTIARRSSSVRAFTRWASETGVLGTDPGARLRAPKGAAHLPRVVSSDQVRTVLDQLGALADTDEPGPLRDLAVVELLYAAAIRVSELVGIDVVDLDRTRLTVRVLGKGSKERVVPFGVPARDALEAWLDRGRPALAARAGAAEPSALFLGDRGGRIGVRSVYRIVARALDGLPGAGPNGPHTFRHTAATHLLDGGADLRAVQELLGHASLGTTQIYTHVSSARLREVYRTAHPRA
- the rpsB gene encoding 30S ribosomal protein S2; amino-acid sequence: MAVVTIRQLLDSGVHFGHQTRRWNPKVKRFILAERSGIHIIDLQQSLAYIDRAYDFVKETVAHGGTILFVGTKKQAQGSIAEQATRVGQPYVNQRWLGGLLTNFQTVSKRLARMKELEEIDFDDTTKGFTKKELLIKKRELDKLHKTLGGIRNLTRTPSALWVVDTKKEHLAIDEAQKLGIPVIGILDTNCDPDEITYPIPGNDDAIRSVGLLTRIVADAAAEGLKTRHNGGDEEAAEPLAEWEQELLAGQTESAPAAGQTEGEGATVEENDADAQVAAKEIGEPIADDAKNATPAE
- the dprA gene encoding DNA-processing protein DprA, which translates into the protein MSGGVDVLPTVRALLGPDGCAVVDPVEAAARMAWSTVVEPGDAVAGVLVQGLGAERSLALVHAAGDDGTRMLLESCGDAGLPGTESPRAFARALDEALRRWSPRLDRSDVQGVAAAARAVGARLLVPGHPGWPVSVDDLGPHAPVVLWARSGRRATAAALAVVGSRANTVAGAEAAAEITSAAADAGCTVVSGGAYGIDATAHRVAVAAGVPTVAVLAGGIDQLYPVGNTDLLRDVARQGALLAESPPGTRPSRWRFLARNRLIAALGAATVVVEAGARSGALNTAHHAGQLGRPVFAVPGAFSSAASVGCHRLVAEGRAQIVVRPGDPVDAVVGHGSAAGVGGEPGVGEPLRSGREDPGVLRVLDALGRRASGEQELAVRSGMSLGEVADALALAELQGLVAQTVGGWARA
- a CDS encoding M23 family metallopeptidase, producing the protein MHAPLVTTTSRRPTAAPLGVAAVAALVVALTTGCSTPPTGPDAGAVHHAAARADDGDRTPTWVWPTGSNAVVRGWEQPADEYAAGHRGIDVAAARGATVVAVADGTVSFAGQVAGRGVVSIDHGGGLVSTLDSVDPRVAEGEVVAQGDQVGAVAVGHCSDAAPCLHLGARLDGRYVDPMPFLPTAAWPVLLPESAWPG
- a CDS encoding sugar porter family MFS transporter, which produces MSNTSTQHGEDRAFKGKVTLFAVAAAVGGFLFGFDSSVINGAVDAIKGEFGLSEAASGFAVASALIGCAFGAYFAGRLADRWGRTRVMFWAAVLFFVSSIGSAFAFATWDLVIWRLVGGLGIGTASVIAPAYISEVSPKAIRGRLASFQQLAITLGIFAALLSDQIFAVTAGGASEQVLGLAAWRWMFLVGVIPSVVYGVLAITLPESPRFLLSKGRADDAREVMGKIVPRDTVNTSLEEIQDGIKKEANEKKGSIRGNRFGLQPIVWVGIILAVLQQFVGINVIFYYSTTLWQAVGFKEEQSFLISTITSVVNVAVTFIAIFTVDKLGRKPLLIAGSSGMFVSLTMVAIAFSQATIVDGEPNLPGAWGLIALVFANLFVVSFGATWGPLMWVLLGEMFPNRIRATALGVGSAANWIANFLVTITFPVLSGFNLTVTYGIYALFALLSLFFVIGKIPETKGRSLEEMGISAEGDTVSAKS